A genomic segment from Deltaproteobacteria bacterium encodes:
- a CDS encoding DUF2203 domain-containing protein has translation MSEANACLPALERAFERITSLRADLDGHLEELRVAGIPDVSLYLGGQRVAPESCAARIEMVRRLASVLEGELRTILETGAVVKDIDLGLVDFRGVVNGREVWLCWRVGETSVRFWHSLDTGFRSRRPLLRVVGERADAASGTLDDDSDGGPNIVPFIDPSTLN, from the coding sequence GTGAGCGAAGCCAACGCCTGCCTGCCGGCGCTGGAGCGGGCGTTCGAGCGCATCACCTCGCTCAGGGCCGATCTGGACGGCCACCTGGAAGAACTCCGCGTTGCCGGGATTCCCGATGTCTCCCTCTACCTGGGCGGGCAGCGCGTGGCCCCTGAATCGTGCGCCGCGCGGATCGAGATGGTGAGACGGCTCGCCTCGGTGCTGGAGGGCGAACTCCGCACGATCCTCGAAACCGGCGCTGTCGTGAAGGATATCGATCTCGGCCTCGTCGATTTCCGTGGCGTGGTGAATGGCCGCGAGGTCTGGCTCTGCTGGCGGGTGGGCGAAACCAGCGTCCGGTTCTGGCACAGCCTCGACACCGGTTTCCGCAGCCGCCGCCCGCTGCTCCGCGTCGTGGGCGAAAGGGCGGACGCCGCTTCAGGCACGCTGGATGATGACAGCGACGGCGGTCC